The Chaetodon auriga isolate fChaAug3 chromosome 22, fChaAug3.hap1, whole genome shotgun sequence genome contains a region encoding:
- the slc37a3 gene encoding sugar phosphate exchanger 3 — MPPPCCGCLSQYTHHHLVAFLLTFFSYVLLHASRKTFSNVKVSISAQWTPLVQNDSLSPGETWERNHLFADEKQATLFLGALDSIFLFSYAVGLYLSGVIGDRVNLRYVLCFGLCGSAAVEFVFGTVTEWLHFYNIYLYCGLWVLNGLLQSAVWPCVVAVMGNWFGKTGRGFVFGLWSACASVGNILGAFLASSVLKYGYEYAFLVTSVVQFAGGVVVFFGLLTSPKEVGLSLESETGLSPVETDTDSHRPLMSDEEDEVEVEVYGRRYQSVQQPEEPLAEPPQAIGFCQAFCLPGVLPYSLAYACLKLVNYSFFFWLPFYLSNNYRWKEAEADRLSVWYDVGGIIGGTVQGLISDFMGKRAPVLGTSLVLAMAALVGYSHSPNDQVINAVLLAVTGFFIGGPCNMISSAISADLGRQEALRGSQEALATVTGIVDGTGSIGAAGGQYLVSLIESKLGWMSVFYFFVVMTGGSIVFIAPLLVREVRAMWRDRRALRRQL, encoded by the exons ATGCCTCCCCCGTGCTGTGGCTGCCTGTCACAGTACACGCATCATCATCTGGTTgccttcctcctcaccttctTTAG CTATGTGTTGCTGCATGCGTCCAGGAAGACGTTCAGTAATGTGAAAGTGAGCATCTCCGCCCAGTGGACGCCGCTCGTCCAGAATGACAGCCTCTCCCCTGGCGAG ACATGGGAGCGCAATCATCTGTTTGCAGATGAAAAGCAGGCCACTCTGTTCCTGGGGGCTCTGGactccatcttcctcttctcGTACGCCGTG GGTCTGTATCTCAGCGGTGTGATTGGGGACAGAGTGAACCTCCGCTACGTGCTCTGCTTCGGCCTGTGTGGCTCCGCTGCAGTG GAGTTTGTGTTCGGCACCGTCACTGAATGGCTCCACTTCTACAACATCTATCTGTACTGCGGCCTGTGGGTGCTGAACGGCCTCCTGCAGTCCGCCGTCTGGCCCTGCGTGGTGGCCGTCATGGGCAACTGGTTCGGCAAGACGGG CCGTGGCTTTGTGTTTGGCCTCTGGAGCGCTTGTGCCTCTGTAGGTAACATCCTGGGGGCCTTCCTGGCTTCTAGCGTGCTCAAGTATGGATATGAG TATGCCTTCCTGGTGACGTCGGTGGTGCAGTTTGCTGGTGGGGTGGTGGTGTTCTTTGGCCTTCTTACCTCCCCAAAAGAAGTCG gTTTGAGCTTGGAGTCCGAGACTGGACTCAGCCCCGTGGAGACGGACACAGACAGCCACCGGCCTTTGATGAgtgacgaggaggacgaggtggaggtggaggtgtacGGCAGACGCTACCAGTCAGTTCAGCAGCCGGAAGAGCCTCTGGCCGAGCCTCCTCAAGCCATCGGCTTCTGCCAGGCGTTCTGCCTGCCTGGAGTGCTGCCT TATTCTCTGGCCTATGCGTGTCTGAAGCTGGTCAATtactccttcttcttctggctTCCTTTCTACCTGAGCAACAACTACAGGTGGAAGGAGGCTGAGGCCGACCGCCTGTCTGTGTGGTATGATGTCGGAGGAATCATCG GAGGGACGGTTCAGGGTTTGATATCTGACTTCATGGGAAAGAGAGCCCCTGTGTTGGGCACTAGTCTGGTGCTGGCGATGGCAGCCCTGGTGGGATACAGCC ACTCACCTAACGACCAGGTGATAAACGCGGTGTTGTTGGCTGTCACTGGCTTCTTCATCGGCGGGCCATGCAATATGATCAGCTCCGCCATTTCTGCTGACCTGGGCAGACAGGAGGCTCTGAGGGGGAGTCAGGAGGCTTTGGCCACTGTCACTGGCATAGTGGACGGAACTGGGAGTATAGGAGCTGCTGGGGGACAG TACTTGGTGTCCCTGATCGAGAGCAAGCTGGGCTGGATGTCCGTGTTCTACTTCTTCGTCGTCATG ACAGGGGGCAGCATTGTGTTCATCGCTCCCTTGCTCGTCAGAGAGGTGCGCGCCATGTGGAGAGACAGACGAGCGCTGCGCCGACAGCTGTGA
- the cdkn1d gene encoding cyclin-dependent kinase inhibitor 1D isoform X1: MITGEMAMASPSTSTAGSAMASDSELSRLGGIEALKLKVGPVRRNLFGPVDHQQLQQDFERLLRMSVEVANKRWNFDFNSERPGEGSNVEWEELRCQDVPVFYRSCTVRPVVLPQGNRWTPSSSGEGSPASSSSSGSGDECLEVTRRGCYRLKRQAKRKQSAITDFFVVKKRKLLHYKASIRQ, from the exons GGAAATGGCAATGGCCTCGCCATCAACGTCAACAGCAGGATCAGCAATGGCATCTGACTCAGAGCTCTCACGCCTGGGGGGCATCGAGGCCTTGAAATTGAAGGTGGGGCCGGTGCGGAGGAACCTCTTCGGGCCTGTGgaccaccagcagctgcagcaggactTCGAGCGGCTGCTCCGCATGAGCGTGGAGGTGGCCAACAAGCGTTGGAACTTCGATTTCAACAGTGAGAGGCCGGGAGAGGGCTCCAACGTGGAGTGGGAAGAGCTCAGGTGCCAGGACGTGCCAGTGTTTTACCGCAGCTGCACAGTTCGACCGGTGGTGCTGCCACAGGGCAACAGGTGGACACCGTCATCATCGGGCGAGGGTTCCCCAGCGTCCAGCAGCTCATCTGGATCTGGAGATGAGTGCCTGGAGGTGACCAGAAGGGGGTGCTACCGGCTCAAACGGCAAGCAAAACGCAAACAGTCCGCCATCACAG ACTTCTTCgtggtgaagaagaggaagctgctgcaTTACAAAGCATCTATTCGGCAGTAG
- the cdkn1d gene encoding cyclin-dependent kinase inhibitor 1D isoform X2 — protein MAMASPSTSTAGSAMASDSELSRLGGIEALKLKVGPVRRNLFGPVDHQQLQQDFERLLRMSVEVANKRWNFDFNSERPGEGSNVEWEELRCQDVPVFYRSCTVRPVVLPQGNRWTPSSSGEGSPASSSSSGSGDECLEVTRRGCYRLKRQAKRKQSAITDFFVVKKRKLLHYKASIRQ, from the exons ATGGCAATGGCCTCGCCATCAACGTCAACAGCAGGATCAGCAATGGCATCTGACTCAGAGCTCTCACGCCTGGGGGGCATCGAGGCCTTGAAATTGAAGGTGGGGCCGGTGCGGAGGAACCTCTTCGGGCCTGTGgaccaccagcagctgcagcaggactTCGAGCGGCTGCTCCGCATGAGCGTGGAGGTGGCCAACAAGCGTTGGAACTTCGATTTCAACAGTGAGAGGCCGGGAGAGGGCTCCAACGTGGAGTGGGAAGAGCTCAGGTGCCAGGACGTGCCAGTGTTTTACCGCAGCTGCACAGTTCGACCGGTGGTGCTGCCACAGGGCAACAGGTGGACACCGTCATCATCGGGCGAGGGTTCCCCAGCGTCCAGCAGCTCATCTGGATCTGGAGATGAGTGCCTGGAGGTGACCAGAAGGGGGTGCTACCGGCTCAAACGGCAAGCAAAACGCAAACAGTCCGCCATCACAG ACTTCTTCgtggtgaagaagaggaagctgctgcaTTACAAAGCATCTATTCGGCAGTAG